A window from Vanessa atalanta chromosome 16, ilVanAtal1.2, whole genome shotgun sequence encodes these proteins:
- the LOC125069890 gene encoding guanine nucleotide-binding protein subunit beta-like protein — protein sequence MTETLKLRGTLCGHNGWVTQIATNPKYPDMILSSSRDKTLIVWKLTRDETNYGVPQKRLYGHSHFISDVVLSSDGNYALSGSWDKTLRLWDLAAGKTTRRFEDHTKDVLSVAFSVDNRQIVSGSRDKTIKLWNTLAECKYTIQDDGHTDWVSCVRFSPNHANPIIVSAGWDRTVKVWHLTNCKLKINHLGHSGYLNTVTVSPDGSLCASGGKDMKAMLWDLNDGKHLHTLDHNDIITALCFSPNRYWLCAAFGPSIKIWDLESKEMVEELKPEIINQTQTSKTDPPQCLSLAWSTDGQTLFAGYSDNIIRVWQVSVSAR from the exons atgactgaGACCTTAAAACTTAGAGGGACTCTTTGTGGTCACAATGGGTGGGTTACCCAAATTGCCACCAATCCTAAATATCCGGACATGATATTGTCATCTTCTCGAG aCAAAACATTAATTGTATGGAAGTTGACTCGTGACGAAACTAACTACGGTGTACCGCAGAAGCGTCTGTATGGACACTCCCACTTCATTTCTGATGTGGTACTGTCCAGTGACGGCAACTACGCTCTGTCAGGTTCCTGGGACAAAACTCTTCGTCTCTGGGATCTCGCAGCCGGCAAAACTACTAGGCGTTTTGAAGACCATACTAAG GATGTCCTGTCTGTGGCATTCTCGGTTGACAACCGCCAGATTGTATCTGGCTCACGTGACAAGACCATCAAGCTGTGGAACACCCTTGCAGAGTGCAAGTATACTATTCAAGATGATGGCCACACTGACTGGGTTTCATGTGTGCGTTTCTCACCGAACCATGCTAACCCTATCATTGTTTCCGCTGGTTGGGACCGTACCGTGAAG GTATGGCACTTGACCAACTGCAAGTTGAAGATCAACCACTTGGGTCACTCTGGATATTTGAACACAGTGACTGTATCTCCTGATGGTTCACTCTGTGCATCTGGTGGCAAGGACATGAAGGCTATGCTCTGGGATCTGAATGATGGCAAACACCTTCACACCTTAGACCACAATGACATCATCACAGCACTGTGCTTCTCACCGAATAGATATTGGCTTTGTGCTGCCTTTGGGCCTTCTATTAAGATCTGG gatcTGGAAAGCAAGGAAATGGTTGAGGAGTTGAAGCCCGAGATTATTAACCAGACACAGACCTCCAAGACGGATCCACCCCAGTGTCTTTCCTTGGCATGGTCTACTGATGGTCAAACCCTCTTCGCTGGCTACTCCGACAACATCATAAGAGTCTGGCAGGTTTCAGTCTCTGCGAGATAA
- the LOC125069889 gene encoding diphosphomevalonate decarboxylase produces MSDIITAIAPVNIAMIKYWGKRDEKLILPLNDSVSATLDTSVMCAKTSVCARPDILENEIWLNGIQTSFSNQRLQNCLNSIKAIAREQQSVNEEFLSWNVRICSVNNFPTAAGLASSAAGYACLVTALARLYKVKTDVSKIARVGSGSACRSVYGGFVRWHAGVQADGSDSIATQIADSSHWQEMRVIILVVADTKKHISSVKGMSCAVETSELLKYRVQVCAPTRVKQICEAIKDKDFSTFAEITMKDSNQFHAVCLDSYPPCVYMTDVSHKIVEVIHKYNEICGAVKVAYTFDAGPNACLYLLEKDVPEVLSLIKHIFPTTSDDFIKGLDAPTTHIDLVKEFPMNPLEPNLLKYLIYTKLGDGPQVITDESHLLNAQGNLL; encoded by the coding sequence atGAGTGATATAATTACAGCTATAGCTCCAGTTAACATAGCAATGATAAAATATTGGGGAAAGCGTGATGAGAAGTTAATATTACCGTTAAACGATTCCGTTAGTGCTACTTTAGATACAAGTGTTATGTGCGCTAAAACTTCTGTATGCGCTCGTCCAGATATCTTAGAAAATGAAATATGGCTAAATGGAATTCAGACTTCGTTTTCCAACCAACGATTACAAAATTGCCTCAATTCAATAAAAGCAATAGCACGCGAGCAACAAAGTGTAAATGAAGAATTTTTATCATGGAATGTTCGTATTTGCTCCGTGAACAATTTCCCAACTGCTGCCGGTTTAGCGTCTTCAGCTGCAGGGTATGCTTGTTTAGTAACGGCATTAGcaagattatataaagtaaaaactgATGTCAGCAAAATTGCCCGAGTGGGATCTGGCAGTGCCTGCAGAAGTGTGTATGGTGGATTCGTGAGGTGGCATGCAGGTGTTCAAGCCGACGGAAGTGATTCGATAGCGACTCAAATTGCTGATTCCTCACATTGGCAAGAAATGAGAGTTATAATACTTGTAGTAGCCGATACAAAGAAGCATATAAGTTCAGTAAAAGGAATGAGTTGTGCCGTGGAGACATCAGAACTGCTTAAATACAGGGTTCAAGTGTGTGCACCTACACGGGTTAAACAAATATGTGAAGCTATTAAAGACAAAGATTTCTCCACATTCGCAGAAATAACTATGAAAGACAGTAATCAATTTCATGCTGTGTGCCTTGATTCATACCCACCTTGTGTTTACATGACTGATGTTTCCCATAAAATAGTTGaagtaatacataaatataatgaaatttgtgGAGCAGTCAAAGTTGCTTACACTTTTGATGCAGGGCCAAATGCATGTTTATATCTTTTAGAGAAGGATGTTCCCGAAGTCCTTTCTTTGATAAAGCATATATTTCCTACTACTTCTGATGATTTTATCAAAGGTTTAGATGCTCCTACAACACATATAGATTTGGTTAAGGAATTTCCAATGAACCCTCTTGAACCAAATTTActgaaatacttaatttatacaaaacttgGTGATGGTCCTCAGGTTATAACTGATGAGTCTCATCTTTTAAATGCCCAAGGAAATCTACTTTAA